In Desulfovibrio sp. 86, the following proteins share a genomic window:
- the metG gene encoding methionine--tRNA ligase: protein MNTFFITTPIYYVNAKPHLGHAYTTVVADAMARFHRLLGQDTLFLTGTDEHGDKIVQAAEKVGKSPKEFVDGISALFQSLWPKLDVANDRFVRTTDEAHKASVQAFMQKVYDAGDIYFGEFGGYYCYGCERFYTEKELENGLCPQHLVKPEFISEKNYFFRMSKYLPWLKEHIEQNPSFIRPERYRSEVLAMLESGALEDLCISRPKSRLTWGIELPFDKDYVCYVWFDALINYISALNWPDGKDFERFWPGEHLVAKDILKPHAVFWPTMLKAAGLPQYKHLDVHGYWLVRDTKMSKSLGNVVEPEAMSQRFGADAFRYFLLREMHFGSDASFSDEALTSRINADLANDLGNLFSRVLSMTAKYFGSRVPAPKGFDESDEAIIELTATAMRNFSQLFDNVQFSQGLESLWELVRALNKYVDSQAPWALHKQGNMERLATVMYVLLAAMRKTAVCLWPVMPVACGKMLEQLGQPVEPGMPPVHALEAEMDNFDGLAPGTVVAETSNLFPRIEVKKDSGEAEKAKAAKAEKKAAKQLNAANSQPQAVNIGADQAVADQAGAAAGKPNIDFDHFKALDMRIGTVLVAEKHPNADRILRLEIDFGEGQPRQILSGLAEHYSPEAMVGKRVCAVLNLEPRKIRGLMSHGMVLTAGNDSALTLLGLDSDVPNGSEIA, encoded by the coding sequence GTGAACACCTTTTTTATCACGACGCCCATTTACTATGTCAATGCCAAGCCCCACCTGGGACATGCCTATACCACTGTCGTAGCTGATGCCATGGCCCGGTTTCACAGGCTGCTTGGGCAGGACACGCTCTTTCTTACGGGCACGGACGAACACGGCGACAAGATCGTGCAGGCTGCTGAAAAAGTAGGTAAATCGCCCAAGGAATTTGTGGACGGCATCAGCGCCCTTTTTCAGTCTCTCTGGCCCAAGCTGGATGTTGCCAATGACCGTTTTGTGCGCACCACCGATGAGGCGCACAAGGCCTCGGTGCAGGCGTTTATGCAGAAAGTTTACGATGCAGGGGACATTTATTTCGGCGAGTTCGGCGGCTACTATTGCTATGGCTGTGAACGCTTCTATACCGAAAAGGAACTGGAAAACGGCCTTTGCCCGCAGCACCTGGTCAAGCCGGAATTCATCAGCGAAAAGAACTATTTTTTCCGCATGTCCAAATATTTGCCCTGGCTCAAGGAGCACATTGAACAGAATCCGTCCTTTATCCGGCCTGAGCGCTACCGCTCGGAAGTTCTGGCCATGCTGGAATCCGGCGCTTTGGAAGACCTGTGCATATCCCGGCCCAAATCGCGGCTGACCTGGGGTATAGAGCTGCCCTTTGACAAGGATTATGTGTGCTATGTCTGGTTTGACGCCCTTATCAACTATATAAGCGCGCTGAACTGGCCTGACGGTAAGGACTTTGAGCGTTTCTGGCCGGGCGAGCACCTTGTTGCCAAGGATATCCTCAAACCCCATGCCGTGTTCTGGCCCACCATGCTCAAGGCGGCTGGTCTGCCCCAGTACAAGCATCTTGATGTGCATGGCTACTGGCTTGTGCGTGACACCAAGATGTCAAAATCACTTGGCAATGTGGTTGAGCCCGAAGCCATGAGCCAGCGCTTTGGCGCGGACGCCTTCCGCTATTTTCTGCTGCGTGAAATGCACTTCGGGTCGGACGCCAGCTTCAGCGATGAGGCCCTGACCAGCCGCATCAACGCTGACCTTGCCAATGATTTGGGCAATCTTTTCAGCCGGGTGCTCTCAATGACCGCCAAGTATTTCGGCAGCCGGGTTCCCGCCCCCAAGGGTTTTGACGAGTCGGACGAAGCCATTATTGAACTGACCGCCACGGCCATGCGCAACTTCAGTCAGCTTTTCGACAACGTGCAGTTTTCCCAAGGGCTTGAGTCTTTGTGGGAACTGGTGCGCGCCCTGAACAAGTATGTGGACAGTCAGGCGCCCTGGGCCTTGCACAAGCAGGGCAATATGGAGCGCCTCGCCACTGTCATGTATGTGCTTTTGGCGGCCATGCGCAAAACGGCAGTGTGTCTGTGGCCCGTTATGCCGGTGGCTTGTGGAAAGATGCTGGAACAGCTCGGCCAGCCTGTGGAGCCCGGTATGCCTCCCGTGCATGCTCTGGAAGCCGAGATGGACAATTTTGACGGGCTGGCGCCAGGCACTGTGGTGGCCGAGACCTCAAATCTTTTCCCGCGCATCGAGGTGAAAAAGGACTCCGGCGAGGCCGAAAAAGCCAAGGCCGCCAAGGCGGAAAAGAAAGCCGCCAAGCAGCTGAACGCGGCCAACAGCCAGCCGCAGGCCGTGAACATCGGCGCGGATCAGGCTGTGGCGGATCAGGCTGGCGCGGCAGCCGGCAAGCCGAACATAGATTTTGACCATTTCAAGGCTTTGGACATGCGTATAGGAACGGTGCTGGTAGCTGAAAAGCATCCCAATGCCGACCGCATCCTCCGTCTTGAAATTGACTTTGGTGAAGGGCAGCCCCGCCAGATCCTGTCCGGCCTGGCCGAGCACTATTCACCTGAGGCAATGGTGGGAAAACGTGTTTGCGCCGTGCTTAACCTTGAGCCGCGCAAGATTCGCGGTCTCATGTCGCATGGCATGGTGCTTACGGCTGGCAATGATTCGGCCCTGACCCTGCTGGGGCTGGATTCCGACGTTCCCAACGGCAGTGAAATAGCGTAG
- a CDS encoding HD domain-containing protein, whose amino-acid sequence MIQRNEALQLLAAHATPPSLMQHALATEAIMRALARHLNEDEDVWAITGLLHDLDYPTTAENPQRHGLDSADLLADKLPEPALAAIRAHAAEMNGGRAESRFDYALRCGESVTGLISAAALMRPTGIEGMEVKSVKKKMKDKAFAASVSRENIRQCAEAGLELDAFLALAIEAMRAHADELGLSK is encoded by the coding sequence ATGATACAAAGAAATGAAGCTTTGCAGCTTCTCGCTGCCCATGCCACACCTCCGTCCCTCATGCAGCATGCCCTGGCCACGGAGGCCATCATGCGGGCACTGGCGCGCCATCTGAACGAAGATGAAGATGTCTGGGCCATTACTGGCCTGCTGCACGATCTGGACTACCCGACCACGGCGGAGAACCCGCAGCGTCACGGTCTGGACAGCGCCGACCTGCTGGCAGACAAGTTGCCCGAACCAGCCCTTGCCGCCATACGCGCCCACGCTGCCGAGATGAACGGGGGCAGAGCCGAGAGCCGTTTCGACTATGCGCTGCGCTGCGGCGAAAGCGTTACCGGCCTTATCAGTGCCGCAGCCCTCATGCGCCCCACGGGCATTGAAGGCATGGAAGTAAAAAGCGTCAAAAAAAAGATGAAAGACAAGGCCTTTGCTGCCAGCGTCAGCCGCGAGAATATACGCCAGTGTGCCGAAGCCGGGCTTGAACTGGACGCCTTTCTGGCTTTGGCCATTGAAGCCATGCGCGCCCACGCCGATGAGCTTGGACTGAGCAAATAA
- a CDS encoding ATP-dependent 6-phosphofructokinase — MNKECTLHTGIHTLGPCKLDSHLPYRTWADDKSIQIFVDEELTEDAGEPFSVCLEAAGPRRKLYFDTTRAKCAIVTCGGLCPGINDVIRAIVMEAFHAYNVPSILGIPYGLEGFIPKYGHTLQELTPKSVADIHRFGGTMLGSSRGPQSAEEIVDTLERSNVNALFVIGGDGTMKAARAISNEVHARSLKISVIGIPKTIDNDINFIPQSFGFETAVFKATEAIECAHTEACGVPNGIGLVKLMGRESGFIAARAALALKEVNFVLIPEAPFSLEGEGGLLPALEERLKSRGHAVIVAAEGAGQHLLAEQSGTDASGNPVLGDISELLRMSINTYLDARNMAHSIKYIDPSYIIRSIPANANDKVYCGFLGQYAVHAAMAGRTDMVVGKIQDRYVHLPLELVTRKRRKLNIYSDLWRAVLESTGQGMLKGMLPPI; from the coding sequence ATGAACAAAGAATGCACCCTGCATACAGGCATCCACACCCTCGGCCCCTGCAAGCTGGATTCTCACCTGCCCTACCGCACCTGGGCCGATGACAAATCCATACAGATATTCGTGGATGAAGAACTGACCGAAGATGCGGGCGAGCCTTTCAGTGTTTGCCTCGAGGCCGCCGGGCCGCGCCGCAAGCTCTATTTTGACACCACGCGGGCCAAGTGCGCCATAGTCACCTGCGGCGGGCTGTGCCCAGGTATCAATGACGTCATACGCGCCATTGTTATGGAGGCATTTCATGCGTACAACGTGCCTTCAATTCTGGGCATTCCCTACGGCCTGGAGGGCTTTATCCCCAAATACGGGCATACCCTCCAGGAACTGACTCCCAAGAGCGTGGCGGACATTCACCGCTTCGGCGGCACCATGCTCGGCTCTTCGCGCGGGCCGCAGTCCGCCGAGGAGATTGTGGATACGCTGGAACGCAGCAACGTCAATGCCCTCTTTGTCATCGGCGGCGACGGCACGATGAAGGCCGCGCGGGCCATCAGCAATGAGGTGCATGCCCGCAGCCTGAAGATTTCCGTCATTGGCATCCCCAAAACCATTGATAATGACATCAATTTCATTCCGCAGTCCTTCGGGTTTGAAACGGCTGTCTTCAAGGCCACAGAAGCCATCGAGTGCGCTCATACGGAAGCCTGTGGCGTGCCCAACGGCATTGGCCTTGTAAAGCTTATGGGCCGGGAATCGGGATTCATCGCCGCCAGGGCCGCGCTGGCCCTGAAGGAAGTGAACTTTGTGCTCATCCCTGAAGCGCCGTTCTCCCTTGAGGGTGAGGGCGGCCTGCTGCCCGCACTTGAAGAACGCCTGAAATCGCGCGGCCATGCCGTCATTGTCGCTGCCGAGGGCGCGGGCCAGCACCTGCTGGCAGAACAGAGCGGCACGGACGCTTCGGGCAACCCCGTGCTTGGCGACATTTCCGAATTGCTGCGCATGTCCATCAATACCTACCTTGACGCCCGCAACATGGCCCATTCCATTAAATACATTGACCCAAGCTATATCATTCGCTCCATCCCTGCCAACGCCAATGACAAGGTGTATTGCGGCTTTTTGGGCCAATACGCCGTACACGCGGCCATGGCTGGCCGTACGGATATGGTGGTGGGAAAGATTCAGGACCGCTACGTGCATCTTCCCCTGGAACTGGTCACGCGCAAACGGCGCAAGCTGAACATCTATTCTGATCTGTGGCGGGCTGTGCTTGAATCAACGGGTCAGGGCATGCTCAAGGGCATGCTGCCGCCCATATAG
- a CDS encoding PSP1 domain-containing protein — protein MPIYGLRFRALGQTSYYSGPAGLNPGEHVLIEAEQGHALAVIVSGPAHPLSNQEEPLPQILRLASPEDVRRGEANEQLSREAQAFCRQCIRQRDLDMKLVDVEVFFDRSKLIFYFTAPSRIDFRDLVKDLVREYRARIELRQIGVRHETQMVGAVGNCGMVCCCRRYLRKFAPVTIRMAKEQNLFLNPAKISGICGRLLCCLSYEQENYDHFHKNCPRLGKKYQTDKGAMKVLRANMFRNSLAVLTEANEELELTLEEWQALSPHRPESVQNPQNQPRQTPKPQVGDGLLVVSAAPDNLDQLDMMDELFPHEEPDSPRGQENGNPDDAGLAHSHDAANGDAGGGQGDPGKPRRKRRRKPHSRAE, from the coding sequence ATGCCCATATATGGCCTGCGTTTTCGAGCGCTTGGCCAGACAAGCTATTACAGTGGTCCTGCCGGTCTCAATCCGGGGGAACATGTGCTTATTGAAGCCGAACAGGGGCATGCGCTGGCTGTCATTGTCTCTGGCCCGGCTCATCCGCTGTCCAATCAGGAAGAACCGCTGCCGCAGATTTTACGGCTGGCCAGTCCCGAAGACGTGCGGCGCGGTGAGGCCAACGAGCAATTGAGCAGGGAGGCGCAAGCCTTTTGCCGTCAGTGCATCCGCCAGCGCGATCTGGATATGAAGCTTGTGGATGTGGAAGTTTTTTTTGACCGCAGCAAACTCATTTTTTACTTCACAGCGCCTTCGCGCATTGATTTTCGCGACCTTGTGAAGGACCTTGTGCGCGAGTACCGCGCCCGCATTGAGCTGCGGCAGATCGGCGTTCGCCACGAAACCCAGATGGTCGGCGCTGTGGGCAACTGCGGAATGGTCTGCTGCTGCCGCCGTTACCTGCGAAAATTTGCGCCCGTGACCATCCGCATGGCCAAGGAGCAAAACCTTTTTCTCAATCCAGCCAAGATATCCGGTATTTGCGGCCGTTTGCTCTGCTGTCTTTCGTATGAGCAGGAAAATTACGATCACTTCCACAAGAACTGCCCCCGGCTCGGCAAGAAATACCAGACAGACAAAGGCGCCATGAAGGTGCTGCGGGCCAATATGTTCCGCAACTCGCTGGCCGTGCTTACCGAGGCCAATGAAGAGCTTGAGCTCACGCTTGAGGAGTGGCAGGCCCTTTCGCCGCACAGGCCCGAATCCGTGCAAAATCCGCAAAATCAGCCACGTCAGACCCCCAAGCCTCAGGTTGGTGACGGCCTGCTGGTAGTTTCCGCCGCGCCGGACAATCTTGATCAGCTTGATATGATGGATGAGCTTTTCCCGCATGAAGAGCCTGATTCGCCGCGCGGTCAGGAAAATGGCAATCCTGATGATGCGGGACTCGCCCACAGCCATGACGCTGCCAATGGTGATGCTGGCGGCGGGCAGGGTGACCCTGGCAAGCCGCGCCGCAAGCGGCGTCGCAAGCCGCACAGCAGGGCAGAGTAA